From Dehalococcoidia bacterium, the proteins below share one genomic window:
- a CDS encoding FAD-linked oxidase C-terminal domain-containing protein, whose protein sequence is MDVVLPRARISDYLEYTREVSELVGIRIPYFGHVGDGNLHIYFCKDGLDENTWHDKVKQGFDLMYNKAFEFGGLVSGEHGIGYAKKEYMVRLLGEKQIELMKGIENVFDPKRIMNPNKVI, encoded by the coding sequence ATTGACGTCGTATTACCTCGTGCAAGAATTAGCGATTACCTTGAATATACGAGAGAAGTAAGCGAACTAGTAGGTATTCGTATTCCTTATTTTGGCCACGTGGGTGATGGTAACTTACACATCTATTTCTGTAAAGATGGATTAGATGAAAATACTTGGCACGATAAAGTAAAACAAGGCTTCGATTTAATGTACAATAAAGCCTTTGAATTCGGCGGACTTGTTTCTGGTGAACATGGTATCGGATATGCGAAAAAAGAATACATGGTTCGTTTGCTAGGTGAAAAACAAATTGAACTCATGAAAGGTATTGAAAATGTCTTCGATCCAAAACGCATTATGAACCCAAATAAGGTAATCTAG
- a CDS encoding transposase, whose protein sequence is MAKKGKGKEARLCFAGHVLMENRNGLVVDVTMTQATGTAEREAAIEMLDKAGQSRRVTVGADKNYDTADFVTKCREMNITPHVSRRQTSIVDGRTTRHAGYLISQRIRKRVEEIFGWVKTVGGGRKLRYKGVQRNQLWWEFTAAAYNLLRIAKLAPVASAGG, encoded by the coding sequence CTGGCCAAAAAGGGGAAAGGGAAGGAAGCCAGGCTATGTTTTGCCGGTCATGTATTGATGGAGAATCGTAACGGTCTGGTGGTTGATGTGACCATGACTCAGGCCACTGGCACAGCAGAACGGGAAGCTGCAATAGAGATGCTGGATAAAGCAGGCCAGTCACGCAGGGTGACGGTGGGAGCGGACAAGAACTATGATACGGCCGATTTCGTTACCAAATGCCGGGAGATGAACATTACCCCTCATGTATCTCGACGTCAGACTTCGATAGTGGATGGGCGCACTACCCGTCATGCCGGATATCTGATAAGTCAGCGGATACGCAAACGTGTTGAGGAGATATTCGGCTGGGTCAAGACCGTCGGCGGAGGTCGCAAGCTCAGATACAAAGGGGTGCAGCGCAACCAACTCTGGTGGGAGTTCACTGCTGCGGCTTACAACCTGTTACGAATAGCCAAACTTGCTCCGGTGGCTTCTGCCGGGGGATAA
- a CDS encoding ATP-binding protein — translation YELIISRHHRASFVITSNRAVEEWLSLFDDPILGNSALDRLANASYQIVVEGTSYRQRLSPHRREVLTP, via the coding sequence CTACGAACTCATTATCAGCCGACATCATCGCGCCAGTTTCGTGATCACCAGCAACCGGGCGGTAGAGGAATGGTTAAGCCTGTTCGATGACCCCATCCTGGGCAACAGCGCGCTGGACCGCCTGGCCAATGCCAGTTACCAGATCGTCGTCGAAGGCACCAGCTACCGCCAGAGGCTGTCGCCCCATCGAAGGGAGGTGCTGACACCATGA
- a CDS encoding ISNCY family transposase, with amino-acid sequence MEGLTLTQKEQGRLQTLNLVLEGWMGVGEAAYVLGLSERHTWRILAEYRRVGAMALSHGNRGRRPSNATSPVVQSKIVALARERYQGVNHTHLTELLEEREGLVLSRSTVRRLLVEAGLSSPRQRRTGRHRCRRARMPQEGMLLQVDGSHHRWLEDRGPEFTLLVAVDDATGTVPYALFQDEEDTAGYFRLMTGVIQRCGIPLALYSDRHIVFRRPCPADDMPESSHANNRKPTQFGRAMQELGITQVFARSPEAKGRVERTNGTFQDRLVTELRLAGANTLVEANSVLQSFLPRYNSRFGVPAAQAQPAYRPVDPGLDIDGVLCIKEQRRVARDNTVQYHGQNLQLFPGADRPSYAGSLVEVQERLEGRLMVSCKGEILTPQEAPPLASQLRASIDAYYANGGWAKLAEDLLHDPNPPKRFQPSKKHVGRGWEPSWYDNEDRKRTHRELVQAGMERARLQGKHIGRPRVIDQEGFLQRLQTTVNRIAEGVISRRQAARELGIGYATLKRLLDANFDSLQEKQDQDDGQHSMTAQSAPEETPNGIPVTLLTKSLNT; translated from the coding sequence ATGGAAGGACTGACATTGACGCAGAAAGAACAAGGAAGATTGCAGACACTCAATCTGGTATTGGAGGGGTGGATGGGGGTGGGGGAGGCGGCCTACGTCTTGGGATTAAGTGAACGTCATACATGGAGGATACTTGCGGAATACCGAAGGGTGGGGGCGATGGCGCTGAGCCACGGGAATCGGGGGCGTCGGCCGAGTAACGCCACTTCTCCGGTTGTGCAATCCAAGATTGTAGCTCTGGCGCGTGAACGCTATCAGGGAGTAAACCACACGCATTTGACAGAGCTTCTGGAAGAGCGAGAGGGCCTGGTGTTATCCCGTTCTACGGTAAGGCGATTGCTGGTGGAGGCCGGATTGTCCAGCCCTCGGCAACGTCGAACTGGACGCCATCGCTGTCGGCGTGCGCGGATGCCCCAAGAAGGGATGCTCCTGCAGGTGGACGGCAGTCACCACCGCTGGCTGGAAGATCGAGGCCCGGAGTTCACCCTGCTTGTGGCGGTAGATGATGCCACCGGAACCGTTCCCTACGCGCTGTTCCAGGATGAGGAGGACACAGCGGGTTATTTTCGTCTGATGACGGGTGTCATCCAGCGGTGCGGCATTCCATTGGCACTATACAGTGATCGTCACATTGTGTTTCGCCGCCCTTGTCCTGCCGATGATATGCCGGAATCGTCCCATGCCAACAACCGCAAGCCAACCCAGTTCGGCCGCGCCATGCAGGAACTGGGTATCACGCAGGTGTTTGCCCGGAGCCCTGAGGCAAAAGGACGAGTGGAGCGGACCAATGGTACCTTTCAGGACCGATTGGTGACTGAACTGCGCCTGGCTGGTGCAAACACACTGGTTGAGGCCAACAGCGTTCTCCAATCATTCCTGCCTCGCTATAATAGCCGTTTCGGTGTCCCCGCAGCTCAGGCGCAGCCAGCCTATCGCCCGGTAGACCCAGGTCTGGACATCGATGGAGTGCTCTGTATCAAGGAACAGCGAAGGGTGGCGAGGGATAACACCGTGCAGTATCACGGGCAAAACCTTCAACTCTTTCCCGGGGCTGACCGTCCCAGTTACGCCGGGAGCCTAGTCGAAGTGCAGGAACGCTTGGAGGGGCGCCTGATGGTGTCCTGTAAGGGAGAGATTCTTACCCCGCAGGAAGCGCCTCCTCTTGCCTCACAACTACGTGCTTCGATTGATGCCTACTACGCCAATGGGGGTTGGGCCAAACTGGCGGAGGATCTGCTGCACGACCCGAACCCGCCGAAGCGCTTTCAGCCCAGTAAGAAGCATGTCGGCCGGGGTTGGGAGCCGTCCTGGTACGACAACGAAGATAGAAAGCGCACGCATAGAGAGCTGGTTCAGGCAGGAATGGAACGGGCGCGGCTTCAGGGTAAGCATATTGGAAGACCAAGAGTGATCGACCAGGAAGGATTCTTGCAGCGCCTACAGACGACGGTGAATCGTATCGCCGAGGGCGTCATTTCCCGGCGACAAGCGGCCCGGGAATTGGGCATCGGCTATGCTACCCTTAAACGCCTGCTCGACGCCAATTTCGACTCGCTGCAGGAAAAGCAGGACCAAGATGATGGACAGCATTCTATGACCGCTCAATCTGCACCTGAGGAGACTCCTAATGGTATACCCGTGACTTTACTGACAAAATCGCTAAACACATAA